A stretch of the Marinobacter sp. JH2 genome encodes the following:
- a CDS encoding ATP-binding cassette domain-containing protein, whose product MPAFFDVRNLGVRIGDTTILHGINLAFDEGQVTALLGHNGSGKSTLLKTLARQIPANAGEVMLEGKTVKSLGARAFARIVGYLPQHPPGTDGLTVRELIALGRYPWRGPLGRLSEKDHTLIDQAIADTGLKPFEHRSVDTLSGGERQRAWIAMLLAQQTRCLLLDEPISALDVKHQVETLRLVQRLAKQRALTVIVVLHDVDLAARFCDRLVALKAGVVVADGIPSDVMNSQILESIYSVPMGVMERAPGQWVSYVH is encoded by the coding sequence ATGCCCGCATTTTTTGATGTGCGAAACCTTGGCGTCCGCATCGGCGACACCACCATTCTCCACGGAATCAACCTGGCCTTTGATGAAGGTCAGGTCACCGCCTTGCTTGGCCACAACGGATCGGGCAAATCGACTTTGCTGAAAACACTGGCCAGACAAATACCGGCTAATGCCGGTGAGGTTATGCTGGAGGGAAAGACTGTCAAGAGCCTCGGCGCCCGAGCTTTTGCGCGAATCGTGGGTTACCTTCCCCAGCACCCGCCGGGCACCGATGGCCTTACAGTAAGGGAACTGATTGCCCTGGGCCGCTACCCTTGGCGAGGCCCTCTGGGCCGTTTAAGTGAGAAAGACCACACTCTGATTGACCAGGCCATTGCCGACACAGGCCTTAAACCCTTCGAGCACCGTTCTGTGGATACTCTTTCAGGCGGCGAGCGTCAGCGCGCCTGGATCGCTATGCTGCTGGCCCAACAAACTCGCTGCTTATTGCTGGACGAACCCATTTCGGCTTTGGACGTAAAGCACCAGGTGGAAACCTTACGATTGGTTCAACGGCTGGCCAAACAGCGAGCGTTGACCGTCATTGTAGTGCTCCACGATGTTGATCTTGCAGCTCGTTTTTGTGACCGCTTGGTTGCTCTGAAGGCGGGTGTGGTGGTGGCGGATGGAATTCCGTCAGACGTGATGAACAGCCAAATTCTTGAGTCCATCTACAGTGTGCCGATGGGTGTCATGGAGCGAGCCCCCGGGCAATGGGTTTCCTATGTCCATTAA
- a CDS encoding ABC transporter ATP-binding protein, whose amino-acid sequence MTTRARPSSSFAALGRLLRYAHGYRRNILSATACSIINKLFDIAPEILIGVAIDVVVNQEESFVAGLGFDTAQEQITILAVLTFFIWAGESLFEYLYQILWRNLSQRLQSDLRQDAYEHAQRLDMSFFEANSSGQLVATMNDDVNQLERFLDGGANAMIQVGVTVIAVGAVFFVLSPLIALLAFTPIPLIIWGAFYFQRKAGPLYSDVREKVGDLSSRLANNLGGIATIKSFTAEQREAKRLKDASEAYVQANRRAIRVSSAFIPVIRMAILAGFLATFTVGGMMALEGSLNVGAYGVLVFLTQRLLWPMTGLAEIIDLFERAMASTRRILDLLAEPTNVQDQTDTPLQQPVCGEVSFDQVSFRYTSNGAGVHGITLNIPAGQTLALVGATGSGKSTLIKLLLRFYDTSDGDIRIDGQPIRTISLKSLREAIGLVSQDVYLFEGSIRENLAYGKPSATDDEIIEAARTAEAWSFIENLPDGLATQVGERGVRLSGGQRQRLSLARALLKNPPILVLDEATSAVDNETEAAIQRSLKRIGHNRTVIMIAHRLSTIVDADTIAVVENGRITEQGNHNSLIADDGSYAAQWRVQTGQT is encoded by the coding sequence ATGACCACGCGCGCCCGTCCCTCCAGTAGTTTCGCTGCGCTCGGCCGTCTGCTTAGATACGCGCATGGCTATCGGCGGAACATTCTCTCGGCCACCGCGTGCTCCATCATCAACAAGCTTTTCGATATTGCACCGGAAATCCTCATCGGTGTTGCCATCGATGTGGTGGTGAACCAAGAGGAAAGCTTTGTTGCGGGATTAGGCTTCGACACTGCACAAGAGCAGATCACAATCTTGGCGGTGCTCACCTTCTTTATATGGGCTGGCGAATCGCTGTTTGAATACCTTTACCAAATTCTCTGGCGCAACCTGTCCCAACGCCTGCAGTCTGACCTCAGACAGGATGCCTATGAACACGCACAACGCCTGGATATGAGTTTTTTTGAAGCCAACAGCTCCGGACAGCTGGTGGCCACCATGAATGACGATGTAAACCAACTCGAACGTTTTCTGGATGGCGGTGCCAATGCGATGATCCAGGTGGGTGTTACCGTTATCGCCGTTGGCGCAGTGTTCTTCGTATTATCACCATTGATTGCCCTGCTGGCATTCACTCCAATCCCTCTGATTATATGGGGAGCGTTTTATTTCCAACGCAAAGCCGGCCCTCTCTACTCCGACGTGCGGGAAAAGGTAGGCGATCTGTCCAGCCGCCTGGCTAATAACCTGGGCGGCATCGCCACCATCAAGAGTTTCACCGCAGAGCAACGAGAAGCCAAGCGCCTGAAAGACGCCAGTGAAGCCTATGTACAAGCCAACCGCCGCGCCATTCGGGTCAGTTCTGCCTTCATTCCTGTGATTCGTATGGCAATACTGGCGGGTTTTCTGGCTACCTTTACGGTCGGCGGCATGATGGCACTGGAAGGCAGTCTAAATGTGGGCGCTTACGGGGTGCTGGTGTTTCTTACTCAACGCCTGCTGTGGCCAATGACCGGCCTTGCAGAAATAATCGACCTATTTGAACGGGCCATGGCCAGTACCCGGCGTATTCTCGACCTGCTAGCTGAGCCAACGAACGTTCAGGATCAAACTGATACTCCCTTGCAACAACCGGTGTGCGGGGAAGTATCCTTCGACCAGGTGAGCTTCCGCTATACCAGCAATGGCGCGGGCGTTCACGGCATCACCCTAAACATACCTGCGGGCCAGACACTGGCGCTGGTGGGTGCGACCGGTTCCGGAAAATCAACGCTGATTAAACTACTGCTACGCTTTTACGATACGTCCGACGGTGACATCCGTATCGATGGCCAGCCCATCCGTACGATCAGCCTGAAATCTCTGCGTGAGGCCATCGGACTGGTCAGTCAGGATGTCTACTTATTTGAAGGAAGCATTCGGGAGAACTTGGCCTATGGCAAGCCCAGTGCCACCGACGACGAGATTATCGAAGCTGCACGTACGGCGGAGGCATGGTCCTTTATCGAGAACCTGCCTGACGGCTTGGCGACACAAGTTGGGGAGCGAGGTGTTCGCCTTTCCGGTGGACAGCGTCAGCGGCTTTCACTCGCCAGAGCACTATTAAAAAACCCGCCAATTTTGGTGTTGGACGAAGCAACCAGTGCGGTCGACAACGAAACCGAAGCCGCCATCCAGCGTTCGCTCAAACGCATAGGCCATAACCGCACCGTTATTATGATCGCTCACCGGCTTTCCACGATTGTGGATGCAGACACCATTGCGGTGGTCGAAAACGGACGGATCACTGAGCAAGGAAACCACAACAGCCTGATCGCTGATGACGGTTCCTATGCGGCTCAGTGGCGCGTTCAAACCGGGCAAACTTGA
- a CDS encoding iron-siderophore ABC transporter substrate-binding protein, with translation MSINLRTLLLGALFLVLPAFGASQTWTHEGGTLSLDAPPKRIVALNWAATETLLLLGTTPVGVADKSGYNAWVNKPKLPDDVANVGTRVAPSLEAIAELKPDLIVTSTEMAPAHELLEQIAPTYVISVYKPDSHPFDRAKEMLRVLSDMLDREAQADAVLTDIEQTLKQQRDRLERAKLTDTAIALISFQDNRHVRIYTKDSLYQAALDSLGLTNAWPSRGNYWGFASIGLESVAQIPNSRLVVIEPLVPGLADSLEESPFWTYLPPVRNQQIYQIPNAWSFGGVHQVKILAKTLTEALLKGGSNNVL, from the coding sequence ATGTCCATTAATCTGAGGACGCTGCTACTCGGGGCACTTTTTCTGGTACTCCCCGCCTTCGGCGCAAGCCAGACATGGACTCACGAGGGAGGCACACTGAGCCTAGACGCTCCCCCCAAACGCATTGTCGCGCTGAATTGGGCGGCTACAGAGACATTGCTTCTGCTGGGTACCACACCGGTTGGTGTGGCCGATAAAAGTGGCTACAACGCCTGGGTGAATAAGCCGAAACTTCCAGACGACGTCGCCAACGTGGGCACGCGTGTTGCGCCTAGCCTGGAAGCCATTGCCGAACTGAAGCCGGACCTGATTGTCACCAGTACAGAAATGGCACCCGCCCATGAACTGCTGGAGCAAATTGCTCCAACCTACGTCATCAGCGTGTACAAGCCGGACTCCCACCCCTTCGACAGAGCCAAGGAAATGCTTCGGGTCCTCAGCGATATGCTTGACCGTGAAGCCCAGGCCGACGCCGTTCTGACCGATATCGAGCAAACACTGAAGCAACAGCGGGATCGTTTGGAGCGGGCCAAACTAACGGACACAGCGATTGCACTCATCAGTTTTCAGGACAACCGTCATGTGCGGATCTACACCAAGGACAGTTTGTACCAAGCAGCATTGGATAGCCTTGGGCTTACCAATGCTTGGCCAAGCCGCGGAAATTATTGGGGTTTTGCTTCCATTGGCCTTGAGTCCGTTGCACAGATCCCGAACAGCCGCCTGGTGGTCATTGAACCTCTTGTACCCGGGCTCGCCGATAGTTTGGAAGAGAGCCCATTCTGGACCTACCTTCCGCCGGTAAGAAACCAACAGATCTATCAGATCCCCAACGCTTGGTCTTTTGGTGGGGTGCATCAGGTCAAAATTCTGGCCAAAACGCTCACCGAGGCTCTGCTCAAAGGGGGCAGCAACAATGTCCTATGA
- a CDS encoding YaiI/YqxD family protein yields MPIWVDADACPVPIREIICRAATRWKVQTTFIANHVITLPPSPFISRRQVPQGFDVADNEIMEQMAIGDLVITQDIPLAAEAIEKGATVFNPRGQAFTKENIRQRLAMRNFMEEMRNAGQVTGGPAPFGQTDRKEFANKLDRWLQKNTRN; encoded by the coding sequence ATGCCGATCTGGGTCGACGCCGACGCCTGCCCCGTGCCCATCCGGGAAATCATCTGCCGCGCAGCTACTCGCTGGAAGGTTCAAACCACCTTCATCGCGAACCATGTCATTACGCTGCCGCCCAGCCCGTTTATCAGCCGTCGTCAGGTGCCTCAAGGTTTTGATGTTGCCGATAACGAGATTATGGAACAGATGGCAATCGGCGATCTGGTGATCACCCAAGATATTCCTTTGGCTGCGGAAGCTATCGAGAAAGGGGCGACCGTTTTCAATCCGCGCGGACAGGCGTTTACGAAAGAGAATATCCGCCAGCGATTAGCGATGCGAAACTTTATGGAAGAAATGCGTAATGCAGGACAAGTGACCGGCGGGCCAGCACCATTCGGTCAGACTGACCGCAAAGAATTTGCTAACAAGCTGGACCGGTGGTTGCAGAAGAATACCCGCAACTGA
- a CDS encoding TonB-dependent siderophore receptor: MLARSRLSLSIAVCLSSLAGATPAFAQASDEQPVRQLEALSVTATRGATKTETPVMETPQTVNVISREEWQKRGAKSVQRAASYTPGASTNQVGSSNRYDYLVLRGFSSGSINNTYLDGLKVMNDGGSFSSFAIDPWFLERMEIVKGPTSVLYGQSSPGGIVALTSKKPEFESGGEIRATLGSNAQRGLAFDVTGPIDDDRRVAYRLTGKMSAADAQQDHVEEERRVIAPSLTWDITDHTSLTLLAYLQRDPEGGYHNALPYEGTVESRNGQKISNTFFDGEPGYDRFSRDMTMVGYDLEHEFSPDWTVRQRLRFLESDVSLDQVYAAGWASDTELARYYSGAEEDLEAITIDNQVEGSFFTGAAEHRVLVGVDYQQRENDVEWLSAAFPPIDAFNPVYGAEPTATYPAVRNRREVKQAGLYLQDQINLNSWYLSLGGRYDRLDIENTDLDNGGTSELDETHFTGRAGLLYQFESGLAPYLSYSTSFSPNAVVGEDGDLLDPSTGKQIETGLKYQPVGTNDLYTLSLFKINQDDLATKLPNETFSRAIGELQSQGVELEAKTQLTDNLDIQAGYAYTEVTFEKSEPYREGNQASQSPKHQLTLWTGYRFNQGILSGARAGLGVRHLRDIQADDANTKEIPNYTLVDIALSYNFARLGAPGVTAQLNVNNLLDKEYVASCYNNLNYCYYGAERDVTASVSYKF; this comes from the coding sequence ATGCTTGCCCGCTCACGATTGTCGCTATCCATTGCAGTATGTCTTTCCAGCTTGGCTGGGGCGACACCGGCGTTTGCACAGGCCTCAGACGAACAACCTGTCCGGCAACTTGAGGCCTTGTCGGTCACTGCAACGCGCGGTGCCACCAAGACGGAAACACCGGTTATGGAAACGCCGCAAACCGTCAATGTCATTAGCCGCGAGGAGTGGCAAAAAAGGGGCGCCAAATCAGTCCAGCGGGCGGCCAGCTACACTCCTGGTGCCAGTACAAACCAAGTCGGCTCGTCAAATCGCTACGATTACCTGGTGCTGCGAGGTTTCTCCAGTGGCAGCATCAACAATACGTACCTAGATGGCCTTAAGGTTATGAACGATGGGGGCTCGTTCAGTTCTTTCGCCATTGATCCGTGGTTTCTGGAACGAATGGAGATCGTTAAGGGACCTACTTCAGTGCTCTACGGGCAAAGCTCACCTGGGGGTATTGTTGCCCTCACAAGCAAAAAACCGGAGTTCGAATCCGGCGGCGAAATACGAGCGACGCTCGGCAGCAATGCGCAGCGCGGTTTAGCTTTTGACGTTACCGGCCCGATCGATGATGACCGCCGTGTGGCATATCGCCTGACAGGAAAAATGTCAGCCGCCGATGCACAACAAGATCATGTCGAAGAGGAGCGGCGGGTTATTGCCCCATCACTGACCTGGGATATAACCGACCATACCTCTCTGACACTGCTTGCCTACCTGCAAAGAGACCCAGAAGGGGGCTACCATAATGCGCTCCCCTATGAGGGTACGGTCGAATCCCGGAACGGTCAGAAAATCAGCAACACCTTTTTTGACGGCGAGCCGGGATATGACAGGTTCTCCCGTGATATGACCATGGTCGGCTATGACTTGGAACATGAGTTCAGCCCTGACTGGACTGTTCGCCAGAGACTTCGCTTTCTGGAGTCTGATGTCTCTCTCGATCAGGTCTATGCTGCGGGTTGGGCCAGTGACACGGAACTGGCGCGCTACTACTCCGGCGCCGAGGAAGATCTTGAAGCGATAACAATCGACAATCAGGTGGAAGGATCCTTTTTCACCGGTGCTGCCGAACACCGTGTACTGGTGGGTGTGGATTACCAGCAACGAGAAAATGATGTGGAATGGCTCTCTGCAGCGTTCCCGCCAATCGACGCATTTAACCCTGTGTATGGTGCAGAGCCGACAGCAACGTATCCTGCCGTACGAAATCGTCGTGAAGTGAAGCAGGCAGGGCTATACCTGCAAGACCAGATCAATCTGAATAGCTGGTACCTTAGCCTGGGTGGCCGGTATGACCGGTTGGACATTGAGAATACTGACCTTGATAACGGTGGAACAAGCGAGCTGGATGAAACCCACTTCACCGGCCGTGCAGGCTTGCTGTATCAATTTGAATCGGGTTTAGCGCCTTACCTATCGTATTCGACTTCGTTCTCTCCGAACGCCGTTGTTGGAGAAGATGGAGACCTGCTTGATCCAAGCACAGGCAAACAAATCGAAACCGGCCTGAAATACCAGCCCGTCGGAACGAACGACCTGTACACCCTGTCCCTGTTCAAAATTAATCAGGACGACCTGGCAACCAAACTTCCGAATGAAACTTTCAGCCGTGCCATCGGTGAACTCCAGTCCCAAGGCGTGGAATTGGAGGCGAAAACACAGCTGACAGACAATTTGGATATTCAGGCCGGGTATGCGTACACAGAGGTGACTTTCGAAAAATCGGAGCCTTATCGGGAAGGTAACCAAGCCAGCCAGTCGCCCAAGCATCAGCTGACCCTTTGGACTGGTTATCGCTTCAACCAAGGTATTCTGAGTGGTGCCCGTGCGGGTCTGGGAGTGCGGCATCTCAGAGATATTCAAGCCGATGACGCCAATACGAAAGAGATTCCGAACTACACCTTGGTAGACATCGCTCTGTCGTATAATTTTGCGCGCTTAGGGGCTCCCGGTGTTACCGCCCAACTCAACGTGAACAATCTGCTGGACAAAGAGTACGTAGCCTCTTGCTACAACAACCTGAATTACTGCTACTACGGTGCGGAACGCGATGTAACAGCTTCTGTCTCGTACAAGTTCTAA
- a CDS encoding GFA family protein — translation MYTGRCLCGDVRFEYEGALGPISLCHCSQCRRAHGSAFSASAPVQTVRFRYVAGEDQVTEYESRPGKYRAFCSRCGSHLYSRLDAISGILRLRIGVINEPIAAKPARHIYVGSKAEWFDIADELPQFEKTERTNDPF, via the coding sequence ATGTATACAGGTCGGTGCTTATGTGGCGATGTTCGTTTCGAGTATGAAGGCGCCCTTGGCCCGATCTCTCTGTGTCATTGCAGTCAGTGTCGCCGCGCCCATGGCAGTGCCTTTTCAGCCAGTGCGCCGGTACAAACAGTGCGCTTTCGGTATGTGGCTGGTGAGGATCAGGTGACTGAATATGAGTCTCGACCGGGCAAATATCGCGCTTTTTGTAGCCGTTGTGGCAGCCACTTGTACAGCCGGCTGGATGCTATTTCGGGCATTCTTCGCTTGCGCATTGGCGTGATCAATGAACCGATTGCGGCCAAGCCCGCTCGGCACATCTATGTCGGCTCAAAAGCGGAGTGGTTTGATATTGCTGATGAGCTTCCGCAGTTTGAAAAAACAGAGCGAACCAACGACCCGTTCTGA
- a CDS encoding helix-turn-helix transcriptional regulator, whose translation MHNHAERRSYRIGDFRALGEKFDIDYHFPSISQAAADADQTIIAEGGISEYALSSGFRFTFSQLSIRQPYKSVSLGHAPLLILLVLEGHVHLKIGALEKTLTSGSAVTMQLHPEYPLQATQMTQQPLNTVTLAFDPKGADVGRATPPTLLRLLSQIHEPVHTWSLPEFLKTQLVKGYLPELPELQQSLLLEGLALQLTGLGIPENKIQTHVTDAVSQPQRERLELVRQKLEFAPQQNYSFSELARIAAMSPSSLRTKFRATYGLSPFDYLRRCRLDLARQYLNQGFSVQQTAHKVGYRHATNFATAFRHEFGVSPKNRQ comes from the coding sequence ATGCACAATCATGCTGAACGCCGCTCATACCGCATTGGTGATTTTCGGGCACTTGGCGAGAAATTCGACATCGACTATCACTTTCCCAGTATCTCGCAGGCGGCGGCCGATGCAGATCAAACCATCATCGCGGAAGGGGGGATATCCGAGTACGCGCTGAGCTCTGGATTTCGGTTCACGTTTTCCCAACTAAGTATCCGCCAGCCCTACAAATCGGTATCACTCGGTCACGCGCCGTTGTTAATACTGCTGGTCCTTGAAGGCCATGTTCACTTAAAAATCGGAGCGTTGGAAAAAACATTAACGTCGGGCAGCGCAGTGACTATGCAGCTGCACCCTGAGTATCCCTTACAAGCCACGCAGATGACCCAGCAGCCCCTTAACACCGTAACACTGGCGTTCGACCCAAAAGGAGCTGATGTAGGGCGAGCCACCCCGCCGACATTGCTCAGACTACTCAGCCAAATCCATGAACCCGTCCATACGTGGTCTCTACCGGAGTTTCTCAAAACACAACTGGTAAAGGGTTATCTGCCAGAACTGCCAGAGTTGCAACAGTCTTTGTTGCTGGAAGGCTTGGCGCTGCAATTGACTGGTTTGGGAATACCGGAAAACAAGATTCAGACGCACGTAACGGACGCTGTTTCCCAACCTCAGCGTGAACGCCTTGAACTGGTACGCCAAAAACTGGAATTCGCCCCGCAACAAAACTACTCGTTTTCAGAGCTGGCACGGATAGCTGCGATGAGCCCCAGCAGCCTGAGAACGAAGTTCCGCGCTACATACGGGCTATCCCCTTTCGATTATCTCCGCCGTTGCCGCCTCGACCTGGCGCGACAATACCTCAACCAAGGCTTCAGTGTTCAGCAAACCGCTCACAAAGTGGGTTACCGCCACGCCACCAACTTTGCCACCGCATTTCGCCATGAGTTTGGGGTTTCGCCGAAAAACCGCCAGTGA
- the fhuB gene encoding Fe(3+)-hydroxamate ABC transporter permease FhuB — MSYEATLTTPGRPKMPTRLPATVILLCLLAFLASALPWLQQLSPLQLVSAFWTYDGDQYASVLAHFSWAPRLSMALLIGCALGLSGAITQQVLGNPLASPTTLGVESGGQFGITMATLFAPGLLALSPDIAAVAGGLLAIGLVILLTWRLGFSPVTVILAGLVVTFFLGAINMALLLLKGEWLGNQFIWGAGSLAQNNWTPFFDLLPKVLIIAALMLTLIRPLQLLQLGQTSANALGAKVSLLRATALFLVVAMTSVVVSRVGVVAFVGLAAPVLARLLGARTLTERLFWSTLAGAGILLSADTLAYWTTSLSGGSLVPTGTTTALIGGPIILLALQGFRDAYPMPGHETSPSDFLPPRRNPFQVAGLLSALLAITIILSMSWSPGLEGWNWTPFAQWTDAWVWRGPRLMAAILAGMALGMAGTLIQRMTGNPMGSPELLGISGGAALVMVALALTGLDLGRAGQLAAATLGACGALALLLLLARKHRFSGNQLLLGGLALYVFMDAGLRLVMATGGTLASKLLNWMYGSTWLISEVEAFGLLALVVGLGGLTLLTLRPLTLLPLGETSASALGLHVPRTRLLLLLLAAALTAASTVVIGPLSFVGLIAPHLARVLGQQTVGKQLIAAALAGGLLLAIADYLARLLVYPNQLPAGLLAALVGGLYFLWGLGRHGKN, encoded by the coding sequence ATGTCCTATGAAGCAACCCTGACAACACCTGGCCGTCCGAAAATGCCCACGCGGCTTCCGGCAACCGTCATTCTGCTATGCCTCTTAGCTTTCCTTGCCAGCGCACTGCCGTGGCTTCAGCAACTCTCGCCACTACAACTTGTCTCGGCTTTTTGGACCTACGACGGCGATCAATACGCCTCGGTCTTGGCGCATTTTTCGTGGGCACCGAGACTATCCATGGCGCTGCTGATCGGCTGCGCACTGGGCCTTTCCGGGGCGATTACGCAACAGGTACTGGGCAACCCCCTTGCATCGCCTACCACTTTGGGCGTGGAATCCGGCGGCCAGTTCGGAATAACGATGGCCACTTTGTTTGCCCCCGGCTTACTGGCTTTGAGCCCGGACATAGCCGCGGTGGCCGGCGGCCTGCTTGCTATAGGCTTGGTTATCCTTCTCACCTGGCGGCTAGGTTTCTCGCCGGTGACCGTTATTCTGGCCGGCCTGGTTGTGACGTTCTTTCTGGGCGCCATCAACATGGCCTTACTTCTTCTCAAAGGTGAATGGCTGGGCAACCAGTTTATCTGGGGCGCCGGCTCGCTGGCGCAGAATAACTGGACTCCCTTCTTCGATCTTTTGCCCAAGGTACTGATCATCGCCGCTCTGATGCTCACCTTGATACGCCCGTTGCAACTACTGCAACTGGGCCAGACGTCAGCAAACGCATTGGGTGCGAAAGTATCACTGCTACGCGCAACAGCTCTGTTTCTGGTAGTAGCAATGACATCGGTGGTGGTCAGCCGGGTGGGCGTCGTCGCATTTGTGGGGCTGGCCGCGCCCGTACTGGCACGCCTGCTAGGCGCTCGAACGCTCACTGAGCGCCTGTTCTGGAGCACACTGGCCGGTGCCGGCATTCTCCTGTCGGCCGATACCCTCGCGTATTGGACAACGTCTCTCAGTGGCGGCTCACTTGTTCCTACTGGCACCACCACAGCGCTGATTGGCGGCCCTATTATTCTTCTGGCGTTACAAGGATTCCGGGATGCCTACCCTATGCCAGGCCATGAAACCAGCCCTAGCGACTTCTTGCCCCCTCGCCGCAATCCGTTTCAGGTAGCGGGGTTGCTGAGCGCCTTATTGGCCATAACGATTATTCTCTCGATGAGCTGGTCACCGGGATTGGAGGGCTGGAACTGGACACCCTTTGCGCAATGGACAGATGCCTGGGTATGGCGGGGCCCCCGGTTAATGGCGGCAATTCTGGCCGGGATGGCGCTAGGAATGGCCGGCACATTAATCCAAAGAATGACCGGGAACCCCATGGGCAGCCCAGAATTGCTTGGCATCAGTGGCGGCGCCGCGTTGGTCATGGTGGCACTTGCCCTGACGGGACTGGATTTGGGTCGCGCGGGTCAGCTCGCGGCTGCGACTCTCGGTGCATGTGGCGCCCTTGCGCTGTTATTGCTGCTGGCTCGGAAACATCGTTTCTCGGGCAACCAACTGCTACTGGGAGGATTGGCGTTGTATGTGTTCATGGATGCAGGCCTGCGCCTCGTCATGGCCACTGGCGGCACCCTTGCCTCAAAATTGTTGAACTGGATGTACGGTTCCACTTGGTTGATTTCCGAAGTTGAGGCATTCGGTCTGTTAGCCTTGGTAGTCGGTCTTGGAGGCCTGACCCTCCTCACTCTTCGCCCCCTTACCCTGTTACCTCTGGGGGAGACTTCTGCTTCAGCTCTTGGCCTTCACGTACCCCGTACACGGCTTTTACTGTTACTGCTCGCGGCCGCATTGACGGCTGCCTCAACGGTCGTCATCGGCCCCTTAAGTTTTGTAGGGTTGATTGCCCCCCATCTGGCCCGGGTATTAGGCCAACAAACCGTCGGAAAACAGTTGATTGCCGCGGCTTTGGCTGGGGGGTTGTTGCTCGCAATCGCGGATTACCTAGCACGGCTGCTGGTTTATCCGAACCAGTTACCCGCGGGGCTACTGGCTGCCCTGGTTGGCGGCCTCTACTTTCTTTGGGGGCTGGGTCGTCATGGCAAAAACTGA
- a CDS encoding (2Fe-2S)-binding protein has product MAKTETGRQLLADYHHLAASRCLKANALLESDPLPDIRPQSTLFSLAQLLESPGLIWREIQNNYPDADLPRIQKARVSVLQQNLALQIIWPLVIRLFRDGNSIALNPDQVFLKWKDNDLTWLHLANNSEPLETQEFINALSEQLQKWYPVFRHQLGVSPGAYWSSVGLALGAPYSMIWNQVNPEALCKQANHWLSQFHCEANKHIDWIPAEFSQQRCAIPQRRGCCLKYLLPDEGYCGTCGVHRKNRMAQIETRQPIPQASKNAQSC; this is encoded by the coding sequence ATGGCAAAAACTGAAACGGGTCGCCAGTTGTTGGCGGACTATCATCATCTCGCCGCAAGCCGGTGTCTCAAGGCGAACGCATTGTTAGAAAGCGACCCGCTACCGGATATCCGCCCTCAGTCAACGCTGTTTTCTCTGGCTCAGTTGCTAGAAAGCCCAGGGCTGATTTGGCGAGAAATCCAGAACAATTATCCGGACGCCGACCTCCCGCGAATCCAAAAAGCACGAGTGTCTGTATTGCAGCAAAATCTGGCTCTACAGATTATCTGGCCCCTGGTTATCCGACTGTTCCGAGACGGAAATAGCATTGCTCTGAATCCAGACCAGGTTTTCCTGAAATGGAAAGACAATGATTTAACCTGGCTTCATCTTGCCAACAACTCCGAGCCGCTAGAGACGCAAGAATTCATTAACGCTTTGAGTGAACAGTTGCAGAAATGGTACCCCGTTTTTCGACACCAGCTTGGAGTCAGCCCCGGCGCGTACTGGAGCAGTGTCGGTCTGGCACTTGGTGCTCCCTACTCAATGATATGGAATCAGGTGAACCCAGAAGCCTTGTGCAAGCAAGCCAATCATTGGCTGTCTCAATTCCATTGCGAAGCCAACAAACATATCGACTGGATCCCCGCAGAATTCAGTCAGCAGCGGTGCGCCATTCCTCAACGCCGGGGCTGTTGTCTGAAATATTTGCTGCCAGACGAAGGGTATTGCGGAACCTGCGGCGTTCATCGCAAGAACCGCATGGCGCAAATTGAGACCCGACAACCGATTCCCCAGGCTTCGAAAAATGCACAATCATGCTGA